One Salinimonas marina DNA segment encodes these proteins:
- the ribD gene encoding bifunctional diaminohydroxyphosphoribosylaminopyrimidine deaminase/5-amino-6-(5-phosphoribosylamino)uracil reductase RibD — protein sequence MKTCATLTESLADDYRWMAQAIALARRGLYTTSPNPRVGCVIVDENQAKVGEGYHVQAGTPHAEVHALAMAAEKARNGTAYVTLEPCSHYGRTPPCADALVNAGVRRVVIAMTDPNPQVSGRGIAKLQQAGIQVSCDILAAEAAKLNRGFIKRMVTNKPYVTVKLAVSLDGKIALGNGVSQWITGPQARKNVQRHRAASCAVLTGTGTARTDNPSLLVRPEEAQFDHYPLPDIRQPLRVVVDRSNKLDPALQLFTDQHPTIQVVGDDLPVQSGQLPVATSGKHINLTELMLVLGARNLNEVWVEAGPALAGALLMSGEVDELIVYQAPKLLGNTAQSMVTLPAFSELSQAIDLVLVEQVQLGQDLKQTFKIKAF from the coding sequence ATGAAAACCTGCGCAACCCTGACCGAATCACTTGCCGATGACTACCGCTGGATGGCTCAGGCGATAGCCCTGGCCAGACGGGGACTCTACACTACCTCTCCCAATCCACGGGTAGGGTGTGTGATAGTGGATGAAAACCAGGCGAAAGTTGGCGAGGGCTATCATGTCCAGGCCGGCACCCCCCACGCCGAGGTTCATGCCCTGGCCATGGCCGCAGAAAAGGCCAGAAATGGCACCGCTTATGTCACCCTGGAGCCTTGTAGTCATTACGGCCGGACCCCGCCTTGCGCTGACGCGCTGGTAAATGCCGGTGTGCGCCGGGTTGTTATTGCTATGACTGATCCTAATCCGCAGGTAAGTGGACGCGGGATTGCTAAGCTGCAACAAGCGGGGATTCAGGTAAGTTGTGACATTTTGGCGGCTGAAGCGGCAAAGCTGAACCGTGGTTTTATCAAACGCATGGTAACGAACAAGCCCTATGTGACGGTAAAACTGGCGGTAAGCCTGGATGGTAAAATTGCCCTGGGCAATGGGGTTAGCCAGTGGATCACCGGCCCCCAGGCACGTAAAAATGTGCAACGGCACCGGGCTGCCAGCTGCGCGGTGTTAACCGGCACCGGCACCGCGCGCACCGATAATCCGAGTCTGCTGGTGCGGCCTGAAGAGGCTCAGTTTGACCATTACCCGCTGCCAGATATACGCCAGCCCTTACGGGTGGTTGTAGATCGCAGCAATAAGCTCGATCCTGCCTTACAGCTGTTTACTGACCAGCATCCGACCATCCAGGTGGTGGGTGATGACCTGCCGGTTCAGTCGGGCCAGCTGCCGGTGGCAACCAGCGGCAAGCATATTAATTTAACTGAACTGATGCTGGTGTTGGGCGCCCGTAACCTCAACGAAGTCTGGGTAGAAGCCGGCCCGGCACTTGCCGGTGCGCTGTTGATGAGCGGCGAAGTGGATGAGCTTATTGTCTATCAGGCACCCAAACTTTTGGGAAACACCGCCCAAAGCATGGTAACGCTGCCCGCCTTTAGCGAATTATCCCAAGCTATTGATCTGGTGCTTGTGGAACAGGTACAACTGGGGCAGGATCTAAAACAGACCTTTAAGATCAAAGCATTTTAA
- the lpxD gene encoding UDP-3-O-(3-hydroxymyristoyl)glucosamine N-acyltransferase, with translation MTTTAPKKHYTLAELASHAGATVQGDESVCITGVGTLANATAGHISFLTNTKYKPQLADTAAGAVIVHPKAAADAPGPALLHDNPHAAFARIAQLFDTTPTLATGIASTAQIATDAQLGTNVSLGHHVIIESGAVLEDNVVVGANTVIGKDTRIGKDTTIYPNVTIYHGVNIGQRITIHSQTVIGAAGFGYANDKGTWLPIPQTGSVQIGDDSQIGASSSIDRGAMEDTIIGKNVIIDNQVQIGHNCIIDDHSCICGATGIAGSVNIGKYVVIGGGVGINGHISICDKVQVTGYTMIVQDITEPGLYSSGQPAMKNLVWRKNTVRLNQIGSLFDRVKALEKAARENTDT, from the coding sequence ATGACCACCACTGCCCCAAAAAAACACTATACGCTGGCCGAACTTGCCAGTCATGCTGGCGCCACCGTGCAAGGTGACGAGAGTGTCTGTATCACTGGGGTAGGGACGCTGGCCAATGCCACTGCCGGGCACATTTCCTTTTTGACCAATACTAAATACAAACCGCAACTGGCAGATACCGCGGCCGGCGCGGTGATTGTACATCCCAAGGCGGCGGCTGATGCCCCCGGGCCGGCGCTACTGCATGATAACCCCCATGCCGCCTTTGCGCGGATTGCGCAGTTATTTGATACCACCCCGACGCTGGCCACCGGTATTGCCAGTACTGCCCAAATCGCCACCGATGCTCAGCTGGGCACTAATGTGAGTCTGGGTCATCATGTTATTATTGAGTCCGGGGCGGTATTAGAAGACAACGTGGTGGTGGGAGCAAATACCGTTATTGGTAAAGATACGCGTATTGGTAAAGACACCACAATCTACCCCAATGTTACGATTTATCACGGTGTTAATATTGGCCAGCGTATCACCATCCACAGCCAGACCGTGATTGGGGCGGCAGGCTTTGGCTATGCCAATGATAAAGGAACCTGGTTACCGATTCCCCAGACCGGCTCGGTCCAAATTGGCGATGATAGCCAGATTGGCGCATCCAGCAGCATTGATCGCGGCGCGATGGAAGATACCATAATTGGTAAAAATGTGATTATCGATAATCAGGTGCAGATAGGGCATAACTGTATTATCGATGATCACTCCTGCATTTGCGGCGCTACCGGCATTGCCGGGTCGGTGAATATTGGAAAATATGTTGTGATTGGTGGCGGGGTTGGCATCAATGGTCATATCAGCATTTGTGATAAGGTGCAGGTCACCGGCTACACCATGATTGTGCAGGATATCACTGAGCCCGGGCTGTATTCGTCGGGACAGCCGGCGATGAAAAATCTGGTATGGCGCAAAAATACGGTGCGTCTGAATCAGATTGGCAGCCTGTTCGATCGGGTCAAGGCGCTGGAGAAAGCAGCCCGTGAAAACACCGATACATAA
- the nusB gene encoding transcription antitermination factor NusB — MKVSARRKARELAVQGVYSWQMSKNDIAQVELSLATSNNMHQVDMVYFQALLRGVAHDASRLDAAIKPYLGRLPEELDPIEKAIIRVATYELVERMDVPYRVIINEAIELAKVFGAEDSHKFINGALDKAVRKLRESER, encoded by the coding sequence GTGAAAGTTTCAGCAAGACGCAAAGCCCGTGAACTCGCCGTGCAGGGAGTTTACTCCTGGCAGATGAGCAAAAATGACATCGCTCAGGTAGAGCTGTCACTGGCCACCAGTAACAATATGCATCAGGTCGATATGGTCTATTTTCAGGCTCTGTTGCGTGGCGTTGCCCATGATGCCTCAAGGCTGGATGCCGCAATTAAACCCTATTTAGGCCGGTTACCCGAAGAGCTGGATCCAATCGAAAAAGCGATTATCCGGGTGGCAACCTATGAGCTGGTTGAACGCATGGATGTACCGTATCGGGTAATCATCAATGAAGCCATTGAACTGGCGAAAGTATTCGGTGCCGAAGACAGCCATAAGTTTATCAATGGTGCGTTAGATAAAGCGGTGCGAAAACTTCGCGAAAGCGAACGCTAA
- a CDS encoding phosphatidylglycerophosphatase A family protein, which produces MQRQYRERVSLKNPVHFCALGFGSGLVPVMPGTFGSLAAIPLLLMTWSAPLWMYVSITLLVAVAGIYFCGQTAKDMQVHDHGSIVWDEVAGMFCTFLLIPLTPAHLVAGLVLFRFFDILKPWPIYIIDKRWHGGTGIMLDDVVAGLMACVSLHAILLLWPF; this is translated from the coding sequence ATGCAACGTCAGTATCGTGAACGGGTCTCGCTAAAAAATCCGGTGCATTTTTGTGCGCTGGGTTTTGGTAGCGGCTTGGTGCCGGTAATGCCGGGTACGTTTGGCTCCCTGGCTGCCATCCCCTTATTACTGATGACCTGGAGCGCGCCGCTGTGGATGTATGTCAGTATTACCCTGCTGGTGGCAGTAGCCGGTATCTATTTTTGCGGCCAAACCGCGAAAGACATGCAGGTCCATGATCATGGCTCTATTGTGTGGGACGAAGTGGCAGGCATGTTTTGTACCTTTCTACTTATTCCCCTTACCCCTGCGCATCTGGTTGCCGGGCTTGTCCTATTTCGCTTTTTCGATATCCTCAAGCCCTGGCCTATCTATATTATCGATAAACGCTGGCACGGCGGCACAGGCATCATGCTCGATGATGTAGTCGCAGGTTTGATGGCCTGTGTTAGCCTGCATGCTATTTTGCTGCTGTGGCCTTTTTAA
- a CDS encoding riboflavin synthase produces the protein MFTGIVQALGTISKLDRRGEDIRLTVKAGQLDMSDVALGDSISTNGVCLTVVEFGADYYCADVSAETIRYTGFAHYGNGSSVNLEKAMRPTDRFGGHIVSGHVDGMGTISAINRHTDYVEIWVRAPAELARYIAHKGSITVDGVSLTVNEVNGAEFMLWIIPHTLQETVIGTYQKGTQVNLEVDVVARYLERLMLGDQAAEPKAGNIDMAFLAENGFLRK, from the coding sequence ATGTTTACAGGCATTGTGCAGGCACTGGGCACTATAAGTAAGCTTGACCGACGCGGTGAAGACATTCGTCTGACCGTTAAAGCAGGCCAGTTAGACATGTCCGATGTCGCGCTGGGTGACAGTATCTCTACCAACGGCGTCTGTCTTACTGTGGTAGAATTCGGCGCGGATTATTATTGTGCAGATGTGTCGGCCGAAACCATCCGCTATACCGGATTTGCACACTATGGCAATGGTTCTTCAGTGAACCTGGAAAAAGCCATGCGCCCCACTGATCGTTTTGGCGGTCATATCGTGTCGGGCCATGTGGATGGTATGGGTACCATCTCTGCCATCAATCGTCACACTGACTATGTTGAAATCTGGGTCAGGGCACCGGCCGAATTAGCCCGTTATATCGCCCATAAAGGCAGTATTACTGTAGATGGTGTAAGCCTTACAGTAAACGAGGTTAACGGCGCAGAATTTATGCTGTGGATCATTCCTCACACGCTACAGGAAACGGTCATCGGTACCTATCAAAAGGGTACCCAGGTGAATCTGGAGGTAGATGTGGTAGCACGGTATCTTGAACGCCTGATGCTAGGCGACCAGGCGGCAGAGCCTAAAGCCGGCAATATCGATATGGCATTTTTAGCCGAAAACGGCTTTTTACGAAAATAA
- the nrdR gene encoding transcriptional regulator NrdR translates to MFCPFCSEQETKVIDSRLVTEGQQVRRRRECLVCHERFTTFESAELVMPRVIKRDGSREPFNEDKLRAGLQRALEKRPVSTEKIEQCILSLKSQLRATGEREVSSEFLGNLIMDALKELDKVAYVRFASVYRSFEDIREFGEEIARLGD, encoded by the coding sequence ATGTTTTGCCCGTTTTGTTCAGAGCAGGAAACAAAAGTCATCGATTCTCGCCTGGTCACAGAAGGGCAACAGGTACGCCGCCGTCGTGAGTGTCTGGTTTGCCACGAGCGCTTTACAACCTTTGAAAGCGCTGAGCTGGTCATGCCGCGGGTCATCAAACGCGATGGCTCGCGGGAACCTTTCAATGAAGACAAATTACGGGCCGGGCTTCAGCGGGCGCTGGAAAAACGCCCGGTCAGTACTGAAAAAATCGAACAATGTATCCTATCGCTTAAATCACAGCTTCGCGCTACAGGCGAACGAGAGGTCTCCAGTGAATTCCTTGGTAATCTTATAATGGATGCATTAAAAGAATTAGATAAAGTGGCTTATGTTCGTTTTGCTTCGGTGTATCGCTCGTTTGAGGATATACGGGAGTTTGGCGAAGAAATTGCGAGGCTGGGCGATTAA
- the ettA gene encoding energy-dependent translational throttle protein EttA produces the protein MSQYVYSMHRVGKIVPPNRHILKDISLSFFPGAKIGVLGLNGAGKSTLLRIMAGLDTEIEGEARPQPGINIGYLPQEPQLDESKDVRGNIEEAVADVAHALTRLDEVYAAYAEADADFDALAKEQGELEAIIQAKDGHNLENALERAADALRLPPWDADVSKLSGGERRRVALCRLLLEKPDMLLLDEPTNHLDAESVAWLERFLHDYEGTVVAITHDRYFLDNVAGWILELDRGEGIPWEGNYSSWLEQKEQRLAQEERTENARQKSIKQELEWVRSNPKGRHAKSKARMNRFEELSTSDYQKRNETNELFIPPGERLGDKVIDVEHLSKSYGERLLIDDLTFSVPKGAIVGIVGPNGAGKSTLFKMLTGSEQPDSGEIDLGETVQIASVDQFRDHMDENNTVYKEISGDQDIIRIGNFEINSRAYCSRFNFKGNTQQKYIKDLSGGERNRVHLAKLLKAGGNVLLLDEPTNDLDVETLRALEDALLEFPGCALVISHDRWFLDRVATHILDYRDEGKINFFEGNYTDYDTWMKETYGQDVVEPHRLKYKRMTKK, from the coding sequence ATGTCACAGTACGTTTATTCTATGCATCGGGTAGGCAAAATTGTTCCGCCTAACCGTCACATTCTTAAAGATATTTCACTTAGCTTTTTTCCGGGCGCTAAAATCGGCGTACTGGGTCTCAACGGCGCGGGTAAATCTACGCTGCTGCGGATCATGGCCGGTCTGGATACCGAGATTGAAGGTGAAGCACGACCCCAGCCTGGGATCAACATAGGTTATTTGCCCCAGGAGCCACAACTGGATGAGTCTAAAGATGTGCGCGGTAATATCGAAGAAGCCGTCGCCGATGTGGCCCATGCACTAACCCGGCTGGATGAAGTGTATGCCGCCTATGCCGAAGCCGATGCCGATTTTGATGCGCTGGCAAAAGAACAGGGCGAACTGGAAGCGATTATTCAGGCCAAAGACGGCCACAACCTGGAAAATGCCCTTGAACGCGCGGCCGATGCCCTGCGCCTGCCGCCCTGGGATGCTGATGTGTCAAAGCTGTCAGGGGGTGAACGTCGCCGCGTCGCCTTATGCCGTTTGCTGTTAGAAAAGCCTGATATGTTGCTGCTTGATGAGCCCACTAACCACCTTGATGCCGAATCCGTAGCCTGGCTTGAACGCTTCCTGCACGATTATGAAGGTACCGTGGTAGCCATCACCCACGATCGTTATTTTCTGGATAACGTGGCCGGCTGGATCCTGGAGCTTGACCGTGGTGAAGGCATTCCCTGGGAAGGCAACTACTCTTCCTGGCTGGAACAAAAAGAACAGCGTCTGGCGCAGGAAGAGCGCACCGAAAACGCCCGCCAGAAATCCATCAAGCAGGAACTGGAATGGGTGCGTTCAAATCCAAAAGGCCGTCATGCTAAATCCAAGGCCCGGATGAACCGGTTTGAAGAGCTATCGACCTCAGATTATCAAAAGCGCAATGAAACTAACGAACTGTTTATTCCACCCGGCGAACGGTTGGGCGATAAGGTCATCGATGTAGAGCATCTGAGCAAATCTTATGGTGAACGGTTACTGATTGATGATTTAACTTTCTCGGTGCCCAAAGGCGCGATTGTTGGTATTGTCGGTCCTAACGGCGCGGGTAAATCTACCCTGTTTAAAATGCTGACCGGCAGCGAACAGCCCGATAGCGGCGAGATTGATTTAGGCGAAACTGTGCAGATTGCCAGTGTTGATCAGTTCCGAGATCATATGGATGAAAACAATACCGTCTATAAAGAGATATCAGGCGATCAGGATATTATCCGCATTGGTAATTTTGAAATTAACAGCCGCGCTTATTGCAGCCGGTTCAATTTCAAAGGCAATACTCAGCAAAAATACATCAAAGATTTATCCGGTGGTGAGCGCAACCGGGTGCATCTGGCTAAGCTGCTGAAAGCCGGCGGAAATGTGTTGCTGCTCGATGAGCCAACCAATGATTTGGATGTTGAAACCCTGCGGGCCCTGGAAGATGCGTTACTGGAATTTCCGGGCTGTGCGCTGGTTATCTCGCACGATCGCTGGTTCCTTGACCGTGTCGCTACCCACATCCTGGATTATCGTGACGAAGGTAAAATCAACTTCTTCGAAGGCAACTACACCGATTACGATACCTGGATGAAAGAAACCTATGGTCAGGATGTGGTCGAGCCGCACCGCCTGAAGTACAAACGCATGACTAAAAAGTAA
- the thiL gene encoding thiamine-phosphate kinase: protein MKEFDVIGRYFQDGGYQRKDVVVGIGDDCAVTTVPSNQQLAVTTDTLVGGVHFLENAPARSVAYKAVAVNLSDLAAMGAEPSWISLSLSMSEIDEAWMADFAEGMYDLTRYYSVQLIGGDTVRGPLSMTITAQGFIPAGNELKRSTARPGDWIFVTGSLGDAAAGLAILNNELEVAEGVRDYLVDRHWYPTPRVATGTALRRVASACIDVSDGFISDLGHILRSSGCGANIQVDRLPLSSQLTDTVSLEQAYHYALAGGDDYELIFTVNEEQKGNLDTALASTGVKVTCVGQVTGHTDKLELKCHNKPFEFDGRGYEHQF, encoded by the coding sequence GTGAAAGAGTTTGATGTGATAGGCCGCTATTTTCAGGATGGCGGCTACCAACGCAAGGATGTTGTGGTAGGCATTGGCGATGACTGCGCCGTGACCACTGTCCCTTCTAATCAACAGCTGGCGGTAACGACCGACACTCTGGTCGGGGGCGTCCATTTTTTAGAAAATGCCCCGGCCCGCTCAGTGGCGTACAAGGCAGTAGCCGTTAACCTGAGTGATTTGGCGGCCATGGGCGCTGAGCCTTCATGGATCAGCCTGTCGTTGTCGATGTCAGAAATTGATGAAGCCTGGATGGCAGATTTTGCTGAAGGCATGTATGACCTCACTCGTTATTATTCGGTGCAGCTGATTGGCGGTGATACCGTGAGGGGGCCGCTGTCAATGACGATTACCGCCCAGGGATTTATTCCGGCTGGTAACGAATTGAAACGCAGCACGGCCAGGCCTGGCGACTGGATTTTTGTGACCGGTTCGTTAGGCGATGCCGCTGCCGGGCTGGCAATCTTAAACAATGAACTGGAGGTGGCTGAAGGCGTGCGTGACTACCTGGTGGACCGTCACTGGTATCCTACGCCAAGAGTCGCCACCGGCACCGCCTTACGGCGGGTGGCCAGTGCCTGTATCGATGTATCGGATGGTTTTATTTCGGATTTGGGCCACATTCTGCGTAGTTCAGGTTGTGGCGCGAATATTCAGGTAGACCGTCTGCCCCTGTCGAGTCAGCTGACCGATACCGTAAGCCTGGAACAGGCTTATCATTACGCCCTTGCAGGCGGCGATGATTACGAGCTTATTTTTACGGTCAACGAAGAGCAAAAGGGCAATCTGGACACCGCCCTGGCCAGTACCGGTGTTAAGGTGACCTGCGTAGGGCAGGTTACCGGCCATACCGACAAGCTGGAACTTAAATGCCACAATAAACCGTTTGAGTTTGATGGGCGTGGCTATGAGCATCAGTTTTAA
- the glyA gene encoding serine hydroxymethyltransferase, with protein sequence MLPREMTIADFDPELAEAMDNETTRQEHHIELIASENYCSPRVMEAQGSQLTNKYAEGYPGKRYYGGCEHVDVVEQLAIDRAKQLFGADFANVQPHSGSQANAAAFMALLDAGDTVLGMSLSDGGHLTHGSHVNFSGKTYNAVQYGLSDETGEIDYAQVEALAEEHKPKMIIGGFSAYSGIVDWARFREIADKVGAYLLVDMAHVAGLIAAGVYPNPLPHAHVVTTTTHKTLAGPRSGLILSSCGDETIYKKLNSAVFPGMQGGPLCHVIAAKAVAFKEALQPEFKQYQQQVVTNAKAMVAVMQDRGYKIVSNGTDNHLFLLDLIDKDITGKEADAALGNANITVNKNSVPNDPRSPFVTSGLRIGSPAITRRGFKEEQARQVATWMCDILDNLNDDSVAARVKQEVTDLCKQFPVYA encoded by the coding sequence ATGTTACCTCGCGAAATGACGATTGCGGATTTTGATCCAGAGCTGGCAGAAGCCATGGACAACGAAACCACCCGACAGGAGCATCATATCGAACTGATCGCTTCTGAAAACTATTGCAGCCCACGTGTGATGGAAGCACAAGGTTCGCAACTGACCAACAAGTATGCTGAAGGCTATCCTGGCAAGCGTTATTACGGTGGTTGCGAACATGTAGATGTGGTGGAGCAACTGGCCATTGATCGCGCCAAACAGCTATTTGGTGCTGACTTTGCCAATGTGCAGCCCCATTCAGGTTCTCAGGCTAATGCAGCAGCATTTATGGCATTATTAGATGCCGGCGATACCGTACTGGGTATGAGCCTGTCCGATGGCGGTCACCTGACTCACGGGTCGCATGTCAACTTTTCGGGCAAAACCTATAATGCCGTGCAATATGGTTTAAGTGATGAGACCGGCGAGATTGATTATGCTCAGGTTGAGGCGCTGGCTGAAGAACACAAACCAAAGATGATCATTGGTGGTTTTTCGGCTTATTCAGGCATTGTGGACTGGGCCCGTTTTCGTGAGATTGCCGACAAGGTAGGCGCGTACCTGCTGGTCGATATGGCCCATGTGGCCGGTCTGATTGCTGCCGGTGTTTATCCAAATCCGTTGCCCCATGCTCATGTGGTTACTACCACCACGCACAAAACCCTGGCGGGCCCGCGCAGCGGTCTGATTTTGTCATCTTGTGGCGATGAAACGATTTACAAAAAACTGAACAGCGCTGTTTTCCCTGGTATGCAGGGTGGCCCGCTGTGTCATGTGATTGCCGCCAAAGCAGTAGCCTTTAAAGAAGCGTTGCAGCCTGAGTTCAAACAATACCAGCAACAGGTCGTCACCAACGCCAAAGCCATGGTGGCGGTGATGCAAGATCGTGGTTACAAGATTGTGTCTAACGGCACCGATAACCATTTGTTCCTGCTTGACCTTATCGATAAAGACATTACCGGTAAAGAAGCCGATGCGGCCCTGGGTAATGCCAACATCACCGTAAACAAAAACTCGGTTCCTAATGATCCGCGTTCACCCTTTGTTACCAGTGGTTTGCGCATTGGTAGCCCGGCCATTACCCGTCGTGGCTTCAAAGAAGAACAAGCGCGTCAGGTGGCCACCTGGATGTGTGACATCCTGGACAACCTGAATGATGACAGTGTTGCTGCCCGGGTGAAGCAGGAAGTGACCGACTTGTGTAAACAATTTCCGGTTTACGCATAA
- the ribBA gene encoding bifunctional 3,4-dihydroxy-2-butanone-4-phosphate synthase/GTP cyclohydrolase II codes for MALDNTKDIIEDIRQGKMVILMDDEDRENEGDIIMAAEHITPEAINFMVTHARGLVCLPMTQERCKRLNLPLMVDKNGAQFTTNFTVSIEAAEGVTTGISAADRAATVRAASNPNARAEDIVQPGHIFPLIAKEGGVLNRAGHTEAGVDLARLAGCEPAAVIVEILNEDGTMARRPQLEKFAQKHNLKIGTIADLIEYRNLNETTIEKVAQCHLPTEYGDFELHTFKDVIDNQVHFALKKGEINPDSPTLVRVHLHNTLSDLLGSTRSINRSLTLPEGMQEIAEHGGVLVVLGKEEDLISQIKRFEAEDAGQRAAGKEWQGSSRTIGVGSQILASLGVQKMRLLSKPIKYHALSGYGLEVVEYVHP; via the coding sequence ATGGCCTTAGATAATACCAAAGACATCATCGAAGATATCCGTCAGGGCAAGATGGTTATCCTGATGGATGATGAAGACCGAGAAAACGAAGGCGACATTATTATGGCCGCCGAACATATCACCCCTGAAGCCATTAACTTTATGGTCACCCATGCTCGCGGGCTGGTATGCTTACCGATGACTCAGGAGCGGTGTAAGCGCCTGAACCTGCCATTAATGGTAGACAAAAATGGTGCGCAGTTTACTACCAACTTTACGGTTTCTATAGAAGCGGCAGAAGGCGTGACCACCGGCATTTCTGCAGCCGATCGGGCGGCCACCGTCCGCGCCGCCTCAAACCCGAATGCCCGCGCCGAAGATATAGTCCAGCCGGGTCATATTTTTCCGCTTATTGCCAAAGAAGGTGGAGTGCTTAACCGTGCCGGGCATACCGAAGCGGGTGTTGATTTGGCCAGACTGGCCGGCTGCGAGCCTGCTGCTGTTATCGTCGAGATATTGAACGAAGATGGCACCATGGCCCGCCGGCCGCAACTTGAAAAGTTTGCCCAAAAGCATAATCTGAAAATTGGCACCATTGCCGATCTTATTGAGTATCGCAACCTGAATGAAACCACCATAGAAAAAGTGGCGCAATGTCATTTGCCTACCGAATATGGGGATTTTGAGCTGCACACATTTAAAGATGTTATTGATAATCAGGTTCATTTTGCGCTTAAAAAAGGCGAGATAAACCCAGATTCTCCGACCCTGGTTCGGGTGCATTTGCATAACACGTTAAGCGATTTACTGGGCTCTACCCGGTCAATTAATCGGTCGCTGACCCTGCCTGAAGGCATGCAGGAGATTGCCGAGCATGGTGGGGTGCTGGTGGTGTTAGGCAAAGAAGAAGATCTAATCAGTCAGATAAAACGTTTTGAAGCTGAAGATGCCGGCCAGCGCGCTGCCGGTAAAGAGTGGCAGGGATCCTCGCGTACGATTGGGGTCGGCTCGCAGATTCTGGCATCACTGGGCGTACAGAAGATGCGCTTGCTGAGCAAGCCGATTAAGTATCACGCACTATCGGGCTATGGTCTGGAAGTAGTGGAATACGTGCACCCATAA